The sequence CCACACTGAAGGTCCAAGGCCGCTCTTCAACTTCCGAACACATCCAACTTGGGGGCCCACACAGTGCCAGTCCACAACATACCTTCAAGAAGTGGCACCTGCCACGTGAAAATGTTTCTCTTGCTGTTAACTTCTGGATGTAGGAGGCTGAGGGTGCTGGTGTTTTCGCTCCCACAGCCTTGGGTTAGGCGAGCCTACTCCCCAAGGTGAGTGTTACTGAGAACACAATGGTGTTTTCTGAAACGTGTCCGTatgtcacagaaaaggaaatgcgGCCCCCAAGGCTCTGGCCAATGGCAGGTGATGCATGTTAGGAGGTCAAATGCTGACACTGGCCGGATACTTTAGGAACAACGATGGCTAGTTCCCTGCCCGGGTGGTGTGACTGAACTGGCTGTCTGAAGAGGGGATGGTTGGCACTGGGACGGCTAATCTGGGGGCTTGCCCTGGAACTGCACTCACGGTCATCGAGCCATTGGGGACAGTAGTTGTGTTCAAGCTGCTGGGGATCTCGCCAGTagcctgtattttaaaatagaccAAATAAAACACTGGTAAAACAATCCCAATTAGAAGCATGATAAAAACAGCATTCCACCACTGAATCCCACAGTCTGCACCGTTTGTTGGTGTCTTCGGAGGCGCTGGAAGCAGCGGCTGACTGGAGGTCTCTCCACAgcaactttcatttaaaaagatttctgacTGCACGGCGCGCTCAATATTCTGGTCAATGCCCTTAAAGAAATCCGTCAGTGGGCTGGACAGGGCACTGGCGCCTACAGCTGCCCTGTCTGGGTCTGGCAGCTCCTCGAAGGTCACTCTAGTCTCTGAGGATGGGCTTGGGACGGGTCTGAGTTCTTTGTGGGTCTCTGTTAGGATCCCATGATTTTTCACTGGGATCTTAATAGATTTCAAAGCATATAAATCTTGTTCTCTGATGAAGTTGTTGACTTTCTTGATATCTGCGACCTAGGGAAGTCATGAAGACAAACATCATGAACTATGTAAAGTCCTTAGAACGAATATCCAAAAAGTAGCTCTTTCCGAAAGAGGATCCAAGCCCACCCCCCCTTTAGGACCCTGATGAATACTGGAAAACTGCACCAGCACACATAATGAGTTTAGGCTGAATAACTGTTTTTTCGCTTTAACTCAGCCTTATCACAGTTCTGAGCAGATTTACAAGTTTTAATAACGTATAATCGGTTTTTGGAAAAGCGTTTTTTGTTTGTGTACAGTGTGACTGCAACAAAATGTTTTTAGGTGAAACCCAGTCATGGTACTAAAAATGCTATAGTAGCCCTTTCTACTTCTTCTAACTTCTGAGGCAACAATGCCCCCGTCTGGCTGACTTCCCTCCCACATCAGAACCCAGTACAGTAGCTGATTACATTAGCGATCGCCAAACCAAACCTCAGCCAGCTTGACACTCAGAACCGACTTTaactgtaattttgttttaagagGTTAAGTCCTCATGATTCTACCATGTTTTCATGCCCAGAAGTACTGTATGGTATATaaacttattttgtaaataaaagcaaTCGAGAGTTAATTCACTTTGAGGGTTTCCTAACACTTATGATACTTAGTAACACGTAGGGAATCACACGGATCTAGCTGGAAAGTACGGACTGAAATCTCCTATTCAATATTAGGACTCCAGGAGAAGAGGCAGCACTGTGGGTTTCACAAAGTAACAAAGAGCAAGACAAATCTTAAGGGAGGGGTGGTGCAAAATTTAAGTCAAACCCTCCCTCAAGCTAATGTCTGGAACTTAATGAAAGTGTCAGAGATGGACTTTAAGGTTTTAACTCCTAAGTCCACTTTAACTAGAGTGTAACTACGGCCAACAGACCTTTAGACAGCACCTTTTTCAAATCAATCATCtccattattttacttattaagcAATTGTTTTTATCATCTAGTTGAACTGGGGCCCTGGACATGTTTAATTTACCATGTCCTGAAACTAAAGCATAAGGTGCTTGAGACCTTTTTGTCTTTGCCCTTCATAAACTAAAcaccaaaatttatttactttcaataGGAAAACTGATTACTTATTGGAGGCATTATATGTACAGTCTTCATGGCTTAATTAAGCCCACTTTTCTAAGGAGCCCACTGCATCCACTCAGATCTTTGTAGGGTAGGATTCATTTGCGGCCCATGTTCAATAAACCATACAGTATGCCTACTAGAAGCTGGTTAGAGAGTCAAATATAAATCTCAGTACAATTGAGAGACCACTATGTGTCCCTAGGAGTTCAGCCTGTGTATTTCCTCTGGGAAATACCACAATATCCTATACAATGTGTTTAGCCACTTGAACCTCGTTAGATAAATAACAAGAcactttaaggaagaaaagatttttaaaacaaattggtTAGACAGCCTTAGAGGAGGCCATAGAAAGTTATAACACAGTGTtattagcaaaatgaaataaaaagtttcaatCTAGGAGAAAATGCAGCAATTCTATAAATACTTTCCTACTTACTTTGCCATGTTAATCACTCTGAATgctaaaaacataattaaagagagaaacagggtTATACAGATACACAGCGCACACAGGCTAGATCATGCAGTTCTAAAACAGAGAACGTCAAACTTGACCAATCCAATAGGCTGCAACCAGCAAGAAAGGGTCAGAAAAAGAGaagtagccaaaaaaaaaaaaaaaaaaaccaatcctaCCAAACAAATCTTGGATAAATTCTGCATGGCATCTTTGGCCCTGGCAAGTCTTAAACAAAATATGctcaaaagaaaaactatataaaaaaggTTTCCGAAAATActtggagggacagggagagaagtgCTCTGCAGAGAGAGAACTGGCCCAACACCTGAGATTCCTAACCCTCA comes from Panthera tigris isolate Pti1 chromosome B3, P.tigris_Pti1_mat1.1, whole genome shotgun sequence and encodes:
- the LYSMD4 gene encoding lysM and putative peptidoglycan-binding domain-containing protein 4, whose translation is MRQKEVLTKTFQGPAIVCRTPTSHVYMFENGGGDSGDSSEEESHRVALRPRGKEHQKKGAPHPHQPGAGDVVLLQRELAQEDSLNKLALQYGCKVADIKKVNNFIREQDLYALKSIKIPVKNHGILTETHKELRPVPSPSSETRVTFEELPDPDRAAVGASALSSPLTDFFKGIDQNIERAVQSEIFLNESCCGETSSQPLLPAPPKTPTNGADCGIQWWNAVFIMLLIGIVLPVFYLVYFKIQATGEIPSSLNTTTVPNGSMTVSAVPGQAPRLAVPVPTIPSSDSQFSHTTRAGN